Genomic DNA from uncultured Acetobacterium sp.:
GTGGATCATTTAACTCTTCATTGAGTGATCCGGTAATGGTCAGGTGGTCCAATCGGTTTTTCACATCCTGCATCAATGACTTAATTTCCGGTTTTTCCATGCTAGTCAGCCAGGTATACCGCTCTTTGTAAGCATCGGCCAGACAAACGGCGTCTACCCAGTAGCATTTATCTTCTAAACTTTCGGCAGTAACCGTTTCATCACATAAGAGTTGGGTGGTCATCCCGAGGATGTTTTCATTTTGTCGTTCCCGATCCCAGGTGCGTGAATGAAACTGCCACAAACATTTCTTCATAATATAATCAATTAATTGCTCGACGCGGTCTTTTGTCAATTCATCCATTGTTATTACCTCCATTAGACAGCTTCAGAAACTTTTTTAGTTAAGTATTCTGGGTATGTTTTTTCTCTCAACCCTTTTATGCAGTCATATTTTCCAGAATATTCTCTGAGGGTGGTGGAATTTTTTATTTCATCACTGAGGTTGACATCAGAAAGCATCCGTTGGGTTTCAAAACCGACATCGGTGGGGATCTCGTCCTTGCTGATATCGAGAAGTGATAATTTATGAATCGGTGAATAAATACCATTATAAATATCCCGGGCAAATCGGACCCAGCCTTCCCAGCCTTTCCAGGGACCATTGTGATAGGCATGGGCATTGAGGTAGGGAACCCGGACTTTTTTGGCAACCTCACCCGGTCGTTTTCCGGTAAAGATGATATCCGGTTCCAAAGTTTCCATGGCTTCCATGTTTTCCAGTTCGTTGGGATCATCTATGGCCAGAGCCCCGACCTCACAGCGTGAAATCCCTTTTTCCATATCCTGCTGATGACCGAATTTGGTATAGACGGAGACAACATTGATTCCCATTTCTTCATGGATAACATTGGCCCAATGCCAGAGCTTTGATCCACCTGGCCATAAACACACCTTTTTATCGGTGAGTCTGGCTTTGTACCAGTCCAATTCCGGTTTCCAGCGAGCTGATTCTTCGGCAATAATGGCTTCAGCCCGGTCTTCAATCCCGAAAAACATGCCAACCTTTCGTAGCGAAGAGGCCATTGCTTCATGCCCAAATCCATCAATATCAAGACGGGGTATTCCGTATCTGACCCGCAGTTCATTACAGATGTATTCAGCCGAACGGGCGCATTCTAAAACGTTAAGTTGGGCCCGGTGCATCCCGCGCAAATCATCATAAGAGCCATTGCCGGTAAAGGTTGAAAGAATCTGGATGCCCATGCGTTTGAAGAAATCCTGCATTACTTCCTGGTCGCCCTGGATATTATATTCACCGACATAGTTGATAACATAATCACTGGTAATTTCCGGTTCCACGGTGCCCACTTTCTGGTTAATCCAGGCGATGTTGATCTTATGATGGCCACCGGACTGGCTAGGGCCGCCAAAACCGGGGGAGTTACAAACAAAAATGTCAACATCGGGCATTTCTTCCATGACTTCATCGGCGATGGCGTTAATATCATCGCCAATTAATGCCGATGCGCAGGTTTGGTAAAGCGTCATGCGTTTCATTTCTGGAAAAGCTGCAAAAGCTTCGAGGATATTTTTTTTTAAAAGTTTTTCGGCGCCAAAGACAATATGCTGTTCCTTCATATCGGTAGCATAGGTGTATTTTAATTGAAAATTATCATTATCGCTGATATAGCGTTTTGTTTGCCAGGTGTCGTAGGTACAACCGACGGGGCCGTGACTCATGTGGATAACATCTTTCATCGGAGTGCCAATGACATGTTTTGCTCCGCAATAGGCGCAGCCTCGTTCTGATATTGATCCGGGTATGGTGTTTAGATAGCCGAGGGGTAAGGCAGAGGTAAGATCTTCTCCTGCGCCTTTGATAACGGCATGTTTTTCACGTTCTGGAATAGACTCACTGCATTTAAACAAATGATAAGGCATATTCAATCCCTCCTTAATGGGTTAGTTTTTAAATAATAGCGGCTTCGCCTTCTTCATCCGTTCGCACCCGGACCACATTGTCAACGGGACAAACGAAGATTTTGCCATCGCCAATTTCTGACGTTTGATTGATTTCAACTATCGTAGATAATACCTTGTCAACGTCCTCATCTTTGACGACAATTGACAGCTGACGTTTAGGGATATATTTCATGACTCGCGGTTGCTCCAGAATACCTGGTCTAATTTCAATGTTGATCTCACCGATGAGTCCTCGTTGTTTTCCTCTGCCGAGGACCGGGATGGCGGTCATGGCCGGGTAACCCAACTGATCAAGGGCATCCTTGGTGGCACCGACTTTTTTGGGACGGATGATGGCAATTATCTCTTTCATAGCATCGCCTAAAGTGTGGTGTCGCCGGTACGAACTGCCACAACCCTTTCTACTGGGGTGATAAAGATTTTACCATCGCCAAAATTACCCGTGTAGGCCTTGTATTTAATGAGCTTTAAAACTTCATCCACATTTTCATCTTCAACAACCAGCATGATGACTGTTTTTGGCAACTCATCATAGTGGGTTGATCCCAAGGTGATCCCTTTTTGTTTCCCACGACCAAAGGCACTGCTTTTGGTCATTGAAATAAAACCTGCTTCGGCAAGGCCATCGGCGATTGTATCGGCTGCTTCAGGCCGGATAATTGCGCGTATCATTTTCATGTGTTAATACCTGTTCCTTTCAGATTAATCGGCGATGCCGTATTTAACAACCATTGCTTCTAATTGATCCATTGATAGCGGTTTGGGGACAACGAAGTTATCATTTTCAATGATTTTTCGGGCCAGTTCACCATACTCTTTGGCCTGGTTTTCGGTTTCGTCATACTCCACGACGGTCTTTTTATTAAACTCAGCTTTTTGAACAATATTGTCTCGGGGAACAAAATGAATCATATGGGTTCCAATTGAGGCAGTAAATTCTTCCAGAAACTCGCGTTCGCGATCAACCTTACGACTGTTGCAGATGATCCCGCCAAGACGGACGCCGCTTTGTTTTGCGTATTTCACCAGGCCTTTGCAAATATTGTTGGCAGCATAAATAGCCATCATTTCTCCGGAAGCGACAATGTAAACTTCTTCGGCTTTACCTTCTCTGATTGGCATTGCAAACCCGCCGCAAACAACATCGCCGAGGACATCAAAGAACACAAAATCCAAATCATCGCTGTAAGCGCCATTTGCTTCCATCAGGTCAATGGCAGTAATAACACCACGGCCGGCACAGCCGACACCTGGTTCAGGACCACCGGATTCCACACAGCGAATGCCTAAAAACCCTTCGCGAATGACTTTGTCATTGGTGACTTTTTGGGAACCTTGTTCTCTCAGAACATCCATGACGGTTTCCTGAGGTTTGCCTCTAAGAATGAGTCGTGTTGAATCCGCCTTTGGATCGCATCCGTGAATAAAAACTTTTTTGTCATAGTAATGTGCCATGGCTGCCGCGGTATTTTGTTGGGTGGTGGATTTACCAATACCGCCTTTTCCGTAAATTGCTATTTTTCTCATTTTCTTGTACCTCTGATCATCTTTCGTTTTAAATTATAAAAAAGAGGCTATTTAATTCAGTATCATACTGGAATTAAATAACCTCTTTGTTATTCAGTAAATTAGGGGGTATTTTATTGCAAACAATAACGTTTGTCACATTTAAGATAATTAACAAAACAAAATATAAATTTAAATGGTACGGTGTGAATATTGAGTTATTTGATCTGTTTGATTATGTTTTGTATTGTTTCGTTGTGTTTTAATTGATTGATATGTATTCTAATACGATAAAAATAAAATGTCAACACTTTTTTAGCAAATAATTTAGTAGGTCGTTTGCAAGTTATTATTAACGTTTTGTAACGTTTGTCACACTTGGTGTTCGCATGAGACGGGGAGGTTGGAAATTCCCCATATCCATAGAAAGATCAAGATCTGAATTAGGTGAACGTGTTGAGGCTAAAGTTGTAATAAAAATGAGACTATGATAAAATTCAAAAATAAGTTTTGAAAATAAGATCAGCTAAAAAAGTAATCCGTTAGGATAAATTAATATTAAAAATGATGGGGGCATATTGTGGAAAAGGATTTACTAAGTGCACAAGAAGTTGCCGATATTTTAAAAATCGCCAGAAATACCGTATATGGGCTTATCAAACGAGGTGAATTATCGTCCTCTAAAGTAGGGAAACAGGTCAGAATATCACGGGGTGAGGTTGACGCGTATTTAAACAGAACCATGAATACGGAGGAAAACACCTATAAACAGATCGGCGATTATGGCCTTTTTCAGGAACGGAATAGTCAACTGTTCTTAGATCAAACAACAGCAGAGGGGACGATGCGTAAGGAATTTGTTATTTGCGGTCAAGACATTTCGCTGGATATCTTAATGAATCACCTGAATAATCGGAATGAGGCACTCCAGATCTATCGTTCTTATCTGGGGAGTTATAATGGCATTTACGCCCTTTATCTGGGGAAGGTCAATTTGGCCACCGCTCACATGTGGGATGGCGATACTGACGAATACAACACTTCTTATGTGAAAAAAATGATGCCGGGTGTTCCGGCATTAATTATCCGGATTGCCCGGCGTCAGCAGGGCTTTTATGTGCAAAAAAACAATCCTCAAGGGATTTGTGACTGGGCTGATTTAAAGCGACCGGATATAACAATCATCAATCGGGAAAAAGGCAGCGGCACGCGGATTTTGTTAGATGAGAAACTCCGCCTTGAAGGGATTGATGGCGAAAAAATTAATGGTTACTTTCGTGAGTGCAAGTCTCATCTGGCCGTTGCCAATATTGTTTCCCGGAGTGGCGCTGATGTGGGCATTGGCTGTGAAACCGGCTGTATCAGTATCCCTGGGGTTGAATTCATTCCGCTGCAAACCGAATCTTATGATCTGGTAATCAGGAAGTCGGATGCAAAAAATCAGCCTTACAAGATGATTCTGGAAATCATCACGTCAGACTCCTTTAAAATGGATCTGCAAAGTATTTATAATTATGATACATCAGAGACGGGGAAGATCATTCAAAGTAATGAGAACTAATTAATCTGCGGATTAGTAATAGGCTTTAAAATTAAGGGCGTGTCACAAAGCAACGCTAAAAGTTGCTTTGTGACACGCCCTTTTTTCTGCGGTCGGAGATTCAGCAATATTGACGACTTCTTTTTTGAGAAGAAGTATTAACTAAGCTTCCACCCGCCGCTGCTTAATCAGCACCAACGTTATGCCCAGCACCGCCACCCCGAAGGCCAGCACCAGTACCATGCTGGTGAAAATGGATTGAAGATTGTCAGCATTGAAGTTGACGGCAGCGGTGATTTCGTTATTCGCTTTAACATACCAGTAGGTGGGGGTAAAACTGGCAATGGTCAGCACATTGGCACCCAGCAGTGCTTGGGGGACAAAGACGCCGCTGATAAAGCTGGTGCCCAAAGCGAAGACATTGGCGACGGCAGACATAGCCCCTCGACTTTTGACCAAATTGCCGATTAAATAGCTAATGCTTAAGGCCGCCAGAGTGAAGACAAAGGAGTTTAAAAGTAGCAGCAAGCCGGTGGCAGTAAACATAAAACTGCCATACATGACAAAGCTTGCTGAGATCAGAACCAGCCAGGTTAGAACGGCAAAACTGACATTGCCCAGAATCATCTGAAAATTCATGCTGGTTGACCGGATCGGGGAGCAGAGATTCCGCCGTTTTAAATCAGTGTCATTGAAAACCAGCATCACTGAGCAGACCCCTAGAATCAGAATGGCAAAAGTGGAATAGGATAGATAGTTGAAATAATATCCGGATTTTTCGGCATAAGCGGAGTGGGTGCCATTACTGATCATGGTCACCTCTGTGGCTTCGGACAGATCTTTTTCCAGATAGCTCACCAGTTCGTCCTGGGTAAGACCAGGCATGTAGGTGGTATAGGTTTTAACGGTGTTCAGGTATTTATTGATCAGCAGATCCATGTAGACATTGCTGGTGGAGTCCGGCACGGTTGTTTTTTCCAGCTGGACATCTTGGCCATTTAACATCGCTTCGGTAAAGCCAGTCGGAACACGGAGGATATATTCTACCTGTCGGAAGAACAGAGCATCCTGGAGCTTTTGGGTATCGTCGGGAATATCCACCAGGTTGGCATTTTCACCCAAATAGGTTTTGAGTCCATCCACCAACTGAGAATCACTATCGTTATTGATAAAGGCAATATTGACCTTGACCTTGGTAAAATCAGTGTCCTGGGGCGGGTTATAGGTGCTGCTGAGCAATAGTGCCAGGACCATGAAAACTACCAGGTAAATCAGAATCTGGCCGCGATTCTTCTGAATTACTTTGAAAAAAGCTTTATAAACTTGCATATTTCTGTCTCCTTAATACAAAATACGTGATCGAACTGAATGCAATGATGAAACCGCACAGCAGCAGGATGTCCGTAAAAAACTGGGTATAGGTATTGTAGTAATACAGGGCATAAAAACTGTCGGTGATCAGATTGGCCGGGTTGAGGTAACCCAGAATCGGCGCTTTGGTCATCACAAGATACTTCATATCGGCAGACATCATTCCGGCCAGAAAGGACATGGTCATGGTGGAGCCAATCAGGATACCGATTTTGAGGCCTTCGCCTTTTTTGACAATTGAACCAATGCAGGCACCAAAGGTCACTCCGGTGAGGCTTCCCACTACACAGGTCAGGGCAATATAGCCCAACTGGTCACCAAAACTGATGTCCAGTACCTTGATAAGAAAGGTCAGCAGAATCAAAAGCTCCAGCAGTTGGATGGTGGTGGCAGCCAGCATCGAGGAAATAAAGACCGTCAGTTTATTAGTGGGAGCCAGATTGATTCGGGCACCCACAGCGGAAAGATCCGCCTGAATCGCTACCACTTCTTTTACTCCCAGAAACCCACCATATAAACAGGTCATCGCAATCAGGGCATAAAAATAATTGACAATCGGATCTGGGTTGGAGTGGCTGGCAGAAACAGCGGTCAGGTATTCAGTCCGACTGGAAATTCCAGTTAGCATACCATTATTCAGGGCGGCAGGGTTTTGGCCGATAACAGTGACGATGGTTGCAGATGATTGAACAAAATCATCCAGAAATCCCCGGATGATGGTCTGATTGAGACCAGACTGGTTTACTACCAAGTGGAGATCTGAATCAAAAACAATATAACCATCGATTTGATTATCTTTGAGTAGCGCATCGGCTACTTCACTGGTCGTATACTGAACAATAAACAAATCATTGGCCCCATCGATGGCCTGAGTGAAAGCCGGGTTATGATCCAACTCCTCATTCTGAACCACCGCCACATTCACTTTCAGAAAATTATCGGCGCTTGAAAGGTTGGAAAAGGCCAGGTTAAATAGGGTTGCCAACAGAATTGGAAAAAGAAAGGTCCAGAACATCAACTGTCGGTCTTTAAAGATGCACTTGAGGCGATAGCGGTAATTAAATAAAAACATAATTTCTCTCCTAATCTCTGAGTTCTTTGCCGGTGATTTCCAGAAAGACATCGTTCAGAGTTGGCGGTTCAGAATAAACTTTACCGATGGCAATATTTTGATCCTTCAAATGATCAAGAATCGCAATCAGATTATTTTTTCCCCGACTTGACTTCACGACCAGCTGATGATCGGTTAACTCGGCCGAGATAATGTGCGTCAAGGCCTGGATTTCGGTGAGATCCAGATTCTCGGGGTTGAGCAGTTCAAGACTGATATGTTCGCCGGATTTAATCATTTTTTTGAGGTCTTCATTGGTACCCATGGCAATGATTTTGCCCTTATCCATAATGGCAATGCGACTGCAGATCTGTTCAACCTCTTCCATATAATGGGAAGTATAGATGATGGTGGCACCTTGGCGGTTTAATTCCAGAATCCCTTCCAGGATATTGTTGCGGCTCTGGGGATCGACAGCCACCGTGGGCTCATCTAGGATGATCAGCTTAGGCTTATGGGCAATCCCGCAGGCGATGTTCAAGCGGCGGAGCAGCCCGCCGCTGAGTTTTTTGGGGTAGAATTTTTTAAAATCGTTGAGTCCCACAAAATCGATGGCTTCGCCAACCAGCTTTTTTCGGGTTTGTTTATCAGAAACATAAAGACCGCAGAAGTAGTCGATATTTTCATATACGGTCAGTTCATTAAAGACGGCCACGTTTTGCATCACCACCCCGATGTCACGTTTGATATCATAGGCATCCGGGGACATTGGCTGATCGTAAATTTCGATAGTCCCCTTATCATATTTAAGCAGCGACAAGATGCAGTTGATAGCGGTGGTTTTTCCCGAACCGTTGGGCCCCAGCAGTCCCAGGATTTCACCTTCCTGAACTTCCAGATTGAAGTGATCCAGGGCGATGAGATCCCCGTATCGTTTGACCATATTTTTTACATTGATTACCATAACAAATTCTCCTTTATGTGTGCGCCCAACCCAGAAAAGTGGGAAACGGCGTTTTTATTTGGCTATGGGTTTATTTTACGCCAGCGGATGTCATTTTGGTAGTGATAAGCCTCCTGATTGGGTATGACAAATGTCACCATTTATGTTAAAGTAGTGATGAAATCACATGATCGACAGGGATGTGATTCTGGAGAATATTCTGATAAGGGTTGGTAATTATGAATAAGCTGATTGATAAACTGATTATTTTCGGGTTCTGTCTAGCATTGTATTTGACTACCGTGGACAATGTGCTGTTGATTGCCCCGGTTTTGGTGGCGGTCATTTTTAGTGCTGCGGCAAGCTATTTAAAAGAAGGGCCGGTGACGGTTGGCTTGTTTGTGGGTTATCTGGTGATCTGCTTTTTTGAACCGGCATATCTTACATTCATTCCACTGATTGGTTATGACATTCTTCTTTCCCAATACAAATGGTTGTGGACATTGGTACTTCTGCCAGCAGCAACAGGATTCACGGAGCTTAGTGGTACCTCTGTGGTGCTGATCCCAATTTTTATGGTGGTAGCCAATTTTCTTAAAAAACGAACCCTTTCGCTGGAAACATTGAGACAAGACTATAATGGCCTTCGGGATACTACCCGGGAAACCGCCTTGCAGCTGGAAAAAAAGAATAAAATGCTGATGGAAAAGCAGGACTATGAATTGAACCTGGCCACACTAACCGAACGGAACCGGATTGCCAGGGATATTCATGATAATGTGGGGCATATGCTTTCCCGGAGTATTCTGCAAACCGGCGCGCTGTTGGCAATCACCAAAGAAGCACAAACCAAAGAGGGCTTAATTCAAATCAAAGAAACGCTTTCTGAAGCCATGGACAGCATCAGAAGCAGCGTCCATGATCTCCACGATGAATCCTTGAATTTGCAGGTGGAACTGCAGACGCTGATCAAGAATTTTGAGTTTTGTCCGGTAAAATTTGATTATGATGTGGAATCCAGTTTAGATAAAGAAGTCAAATACTGTTTTATCGGGGTGGTCAAAGAAGCTTTTTCAAATATCATCCGCCATTCCAATGCCACCGAAGTTTCACTGGTGGTCCGTGAACATCCGGGGTTGATTCAGCTGGTGGTTAAGGATAACGGCATCGGTAGCACGAAACTAGACAGCGACGGCATCGGGCTGATGAACATTGCCGATCGGGTGGCAGCCTTGAACGGCAACGTCAATATTACACCGGATCATGGTTTTAGAATTTTTATTTCAGTACCGAAAAATGAATAGAAACGAATGATATAAAAAAAGGGGGAACCATGAAAATACTTGTCGTTGATGATGACCGGCTGGTTTGTGCATCGCTGAAAACTATTATTGAATCCCAGGGGGATATTGAAGTGATCGGAATGGGTCACAATGGCGAAGAAGCTATTACCTTATACCGTCAATTAAAACCGGATGTTTTGCTGATGGACATCCGCATGGAGGTGATGACCGGGCTGGAAGCCGCCGGAGTCATTCTTACAGCCGATAAAGCAGCTAAAATATTATTTTTAACCACTTTTCTGGATGATGAATATATTATCAAAGCGCTTAAGCTGGGGGCCAAGGGCTATCTGATCAAACAAGATTTTGAAAGCATTGTGCCCTCGCTGAAAGCGGTACAGAGTGGGCAAAGTGTTTTTGGGCAAGATATTGTGACAAAAATACCGGGTTTAATGAATAATTTAGATCAGAAAGAACAGCATAATTTTGACTTAAGTGATAAGGAACGGGAACTCATCGATTTGGTTGCTCAGGGATTGAGTAATCGGGAGGTCGCAAATAGTCTCTATTTAAGTGAAGGCACTGTTAGGAATCGCATCAGTGTTATATTGGAAAAATTAGAGCTCAGAGATCGGACACAATTGGCTATATTCTATTATAAAAAGCTGATCTGAATGGAGTTGTGAATGACTATGCAAATTGCTAATTCGCATTGAAATAAATCCGGTTTAGGAGTAAAATAAAAGTATGAATAAAGGATTGTGAATCGATTCGAAGCCAATGGCAAAGCCCTTGTTTTTTATGAAAGAAGATGGAAAGATGAAAAAAACAATAAGAGCAATCGTATTGTTGGCGGTCATGTTGATGTTTGTGATTCAAATTCCGGCTTGTGTAAATGGCAGACAAACAGATGCTGCGATTCAAGGTGCTTCCATAGGGAGCAATGACAATTGCAGATATAAAACTCATGTTCAAAATGTTGGGTGGCAGGATTGGGCCGTTGATGGGGTGGAAAGTGGAAGCACTGGGCAGTCTTTTCGTTTGGAAGGCATAAAGATAGAAATCGGTGATTTCTCAAATTTAGGTGTTACCTATCAAACCCATGTCCAAAATATCGGTTGGCAGGATTGGGTTATTGATGGGGCAGAGAGTGGAACCACTGGTCAGTCTCTGCGGCTGGAAGCGATACGAATCAACCTCACTGGAACTGAGGTTGGCAAATATGATATTTACTATCAAGTTCATGTCCAAAATAAGGGCTGGCTGCCTTGGGTAAAAAATGGCGAAATGGCCGGAACAGAGGGTCAGTCGCTGCGCCTGGAAGGGATTAAAATTATGGTTGTACCACAAGGTGGATCACCGCCAGATGCTGGGACAGCCTTTAAAAACGTAATTTTGATGATTTCCGACGGAGGTGCAGCTAACCAAATTTTAGCGACGGATTATTTCACCAGTGGAGAAGCTGGAACCCAAGTCTATGAACAGTTTCCCACCAGACTCAGTATGAGTACTTATTCTACCGGCAAAATAGAAGCCGATGACGACAGCAGATATACATATGATCCGACGACAATTTGGAGCAATTTCGATGCAATGAAAAGTCGAGCCACTGATTCAGCTGCGGCGGGAACAGCTATGTCGACGGGAATAAAAACCTATAACGGGGCCATTGGTGTTGATCCGAATCAGGAAAATCTGAGAGGCATCATAGAAGATTTTGAAACGCAAAACAAATCAACTGGTGTGATTACCACAGTTGAACTCAGCCACGCCACCCCGGCAAGTTTTGTGGCCCATAATACTAATAGAGGCAACTACAGCGAAATTGCAAATGAAATGATCAAAAATAGTGCAGTCGACGTAATCATGGGGACCGGAAATCCATTATATAATGACAATGGAACTGAACGACATGTCATCGAGGACAGTAACTATGATTTTGTCGGTGGCAAAGAAACCTGGGATGGTCTTGTAGCAGGTGAACTTGGAAATGATGCAGATAGTGATGGGGACACCGACAGATGGACGCTGATCCAAACGAAGGCAGAATTTGAAGCCCTCCAGACTGGAGCTGCACCAAGCAGAGTGATTGGGATTCCACAGGTCTTTTCGACCCTGCAGTATGCCAGAGATGGGGATCAGAATGGAGATCCGTTCACAGTGGCGATAAATAAAGATGTACCCTCATTAGCAACAATGGCCAGAAGCTCACTCAACGTCTTGGATAATGACAAAGATGGTTATTTTCTGATGATTGAAGGTGGAGCAATTGATTGGGCGGCCAGTAAAAATCAGAGTGGACGGATGATTGAAGAGGAAAACGATTTTAATCAGGCTGCAAAAGCGGTGTGTGAATGGGTGGAAGCAAATAGCAGCTGGTCGGAAACTTTGGTAATTGTCACCAGCGATCACGAAACCGGCTACCTGACTGGAACACCGGGGGTTTATAATGAGGTAATCAATAACGGGCAAGGGAATATCCCTACTATGGCCTGGAACAGTGCCGAGCATACGAATCAGCTGGTTCCCATTTTTGCCAAAGGACCGGGAGCCGATTTGTTTAAAAAATATGCTGTGGGTTCCGATCCGGTTCGCGGCGCTTATATTAATAATACCGATATTCCCAAGGTAATCCGGGAATTGCTTAATTCCCAATAAAATTAACAGACCATTTTGTGTGAAAGAGGCGTATTTGTGAAAAAAAGAATGAAGAGTGGGATGGTGACAATAATAATTGTTGCAATGTTGATGTTACAGATGTCAGCCAGTGTAATGGCAGAGGAAACAAATGTTGCACCATTGGTATTTGAAGGTAATTGCAGTTATCAGACGCATATCCAAAATGTCGGCTGGCAGGACTGGAAGTCCAAAGAATCATTAAGCGGCACAACCGGTAAGTCGTTGCGGTTAGAAGGAATCAAAATCAAACTCAGCGATTCAGCGAATTTAGGCGTATCCTATCAAACTCATGTTCAAAATATCGGTTGGCAGGATTGGGTGACAGATGGAGATGTGAGTGGAACTGAAGGGAAATCCCTGAGACTGGAAGCAATCCGGATGAAGCTCACCGGCAGTGAGGCTGATAAATATGAAATTTATTATCAGGTTCATGTGCAGAATGTCGGCTGGATGAACTGGGTCAAAAATGGCGATGTATCAGGCACTGAAGGTAAAGCCTTACGTCTCGAAGGGATTAAGATTGTGATTTTGCCCAAAGGGTCACCGGCTCCGGTTAACGCCGGATCCATTAAGAACGTGATTTTCATGATATCCGATGGTTGCGGTTCCAACCAGATCTTGGCAACTGATTATTTCACTGATGGAAAAGCAGGAACGCAGGTTTATGAGCAATTCCCGACTAAACTCAATATGAGCACCTATTCTCATATTGAATTGGGCACAGC
This window encodes:
- a CDS encoding response regulator transcription factor — translated: MKILVVDDDRLVCASLKTIIESQGDIEVIGMGHNGEEAITLYRQLKPDVLLMDIRMEVMTGLEAAGVILTADKAAKILFLTTFLDDEYIIKALKLGAKGYLIKQDFESIVPSLKAVQSGQSVFGQDIVTKIPGLMNNLDQKEQHNFDLSDKERELIDLVAQGLSNREVANSLYLSEGTVRNRISVILEKLELRDRTQLAIFYYKKLI
- a CDS encoding alkaline phosphatase, whose translation is MKKTIRAIVLLAVMLMFVIQIPACVNGRQTDAAIQGASIGSNDNCRYKTHVQNVGWQDWAVDGVESGSTGQSFRLEGIKIEIGDFSNLGVTYQTHVQNIGWQDWVIDGAESGTTGQSLRLEAIRINLTGTEVGKYDIYYQVHVQNKGWLPWVKNGEMAGTEGQSLRLEGIKIMVVPQGGSPPDAGTAFKNVILMISDGGAANQILATDYFTSGEAGTQVYEQFPTRLSMSTYSTGKIEADDDSRYTYDPTTIWSNFDAMKSRATDSAAAGTAMSTGIKTYNGAIGVDPNQENLRGIIEDFETQNKSTGVITTVELSHATPASFVAHNTNRGNYSEIANEMIKNSAVDVIMGTGNPLYNDNGTERHVIEDSNYDFVGGKETWDGLVAGELGNDADSDGDTDRWTLIQTKAEFEALQTGAAPSRVIGIPQVFSTLQYARDGDQNGDPFTVAINKDVPSLATMARSSLNVLDNDKDGYFLMIEGGAIDWAASKNQSGRMIEEENDFNQAAKAVCEWVEANSSWSETLVIVTSDHETGYLTGTPGVYNEVINNGQGNIPTMAWNSAEHTNQLVPIFAKGPGADLFKKYAVGSDPVRGAYINNTDIPKVIRELLNSQ
- a CDS encoding histidine kinase; the protein is MNKLIDKLIIFGFCLALYLTTVDNVLLIAPVLVAVIFSAAASYLKEGPVTVGLFVGYLVICFFEPAYLTFIPLIGYDILLSQYKWLWTLVLLPAATGFTELSGTSVVLIPIFMVVANFLKKRTLSLETLRQDYNGLRDTTRETALQLEKKNKMLMEKQDYELNLATLTERNRIARDIHDNVGHMLSRSILQTGALLAITKEAQTKEGLIQIKETLSEAMDSIRSSVHDLHDESLNLQVELQTLIKNFEFCPVKFDYDVESSLDKEVKYCFIGVVKEAFSNIIRHSNATEVSLVVREHPGLIQLVVKDNGIGSTKLDSDGIGLMNIADRVAALNGNVNITPDHGFRIFISVPKNE
- a CDS encoding ABC transporter ATP-binding protein, whose product is MVINVKNMVKRYGDLIALDHFNLEVQEGEILGLLGPNGSGKTTAINCILSLLKYDKGTIEIYDQPMSPDAYDIKRDIGVVMQNVAVFNELTVYENIDYFCGLYVSDKQTRKKLVGEAIDFVGLNDFKKFYPKKLSGGLLRRLNIACGIAHKPKLIILDEPTVAVDPQSRNNILEGILELNRQGATIIYTSHYMEEVEQICSRIAIMDKGKIIAMGTNEDLKKMIKSGEHISLELLNPENLDLTEIQALTHIISAELTDHQLVVKSSRGKNNLIAILDHLKDQNIAIGKVYSEPPTLNDVFLEITGKELRD